GACGGCCCGGTAGCGCTCGATCACCCCGGACTGCTCGAGGTCCTTGAGCCGGCGGTGGCAGGAGGACAGGCTCAGACCCACCCGCTGGGCGAGGTCCGTGGCGCTCATCCGGCCGTCCTCCTGCAGCAGTGAAAGCATCTCCCGGCTGATCCCGTCCATGCGGATAATCCTCGCACCCACCGCGGCGTTTCTCGCGAAGCGGCGCAGCACATTCCGCGCCGATCTCCGTAGGATCTACGTCCAGGCAAGGTGGGTCGCCCCTCGGGGCCGGCCCGGGACGGGGCCCGGTGCGGCCCGGAGGGAGCGTGGCGCGTGGATGCCTCACTGGCGGTCCAGTTCTGGATGGTGGCGCTGCTGCTGGCCCTGACCCCGGGGGCGGACTGGGCCTACGCGATCTCCACCGGCCTGCGATCGCGCTCCGTGATGCCCGCCGTGCTGGGGATGGTCTCCGGCTACGCCGTGGTGGTGGCCGTCGTCGCCGTGGGCGTCGGCGCCCTCGTCACGCGATACCCCGCGGCCCTGACCGCGCTGTCCCTACTCGGGGCCGCCTACCTGCTCTACCTGGGCGCGGGGGCGCTGTTCCGCCGGGTCGAGCAGGTGGGGGCCAGCGAGCGGCCCACGGGTGAGCGACCCCTGTCCCAGTTCCTGCTCGGGGCCGGCGTCAGCGGCATCAACCCCAAGGGGCTGCTGCTGCTCCTGGCGCTGCTGCCGCAGTTCACCTCGCCCGCCGGCTGGCCCTCCGGGGTCCAGATGCTCGCGCTCGGCAGCCTGCACGTGCTGAACTGCGCCGTCATCTACACCCTCGTCGCCCTGCTCGCCCGCCGCATCCTGCACTCGCGGCCGCGCGCGGGGGCAGTGGTCACCCGGGTGGCCGGCGTGGCCATGACGGTGTTCGGCGTGGCGGTGCTCGTCGAGCAGGGGATGGCCCTGCTCTGAGCCCCCGTGGTTCCTCCGCCGACCCGGTGGCCCCGGCGGGGCGGGCGTGGAGCGGGGCCCCGGCCCGGAACGACGAGACGGCCGCCCTCCCCGAGGGGAGGACGGCCGTCCCGGTGCGTGGGTCAGGTCAGAGCGCGCGGACCGCGGCGGCCTGCATGCCCTTGGGGCCCTGCTGGGCCTCGAACTCGACCTTCTGGTCCTCCTGGAGCTCACGGAAGCCGTTGCCCTCGATGGCGGAGAAGTGCACGAAGATGTCGGCGGAGTTGTCGTCCGGGGAGATGAAGCCGTAGCCCTTCTCAGCGTTGAACCACTTGACGGTACCGGTGGCCATGGGAGCCTCTTTCTGTGGGGTGTCTACCCGCCGGGGTTCCAGCGGGGGCGAAGCGGCGTGTACATACCGCTTCCCAACGCCCCGTGCGGCCCGGAGGCCGACCGGTCCGCAGTGATGACGGACTTACTGCTACTACTACTTCGTCACCCATAGTACGGGACATCCGGCAGAACGAAAGACCCCCTATTCTGCCAGACGCGAAGGGCCCGGCGCTGAATGGGCCGACGATGACCGTGTCGCGGCGGCCGTCAGTCCGGGGCGGTGCGGCCGCGCAGGCGCTCCATCTGGCGGCGGTCGCGCTTGGTGGGCCGGCCGGTGCCGCGGTCCCGCAGCGGGACGGCGAGCAGCTCGCGCGGCACCGGCGGCGGGGAGTGGTCCGCGTAGTGGCGCGCCGCCTCGGCCGCGCCCACCCGCTTGGCCAGCAGTCCGGTGACCTCGAGGATGCGCTCGCGCCCGGGCTGGCGCAGCCGGATGGTGTCCCCGGGCTTGACCACCTGGGCCGCCTTGGCGGGCTGGCCGTTCAGCCGGACGTGGCCGGCCCGGCAGGCCGCGGTGGCCGCCGAGCGGGTCTTGAACATGCGCACGCCCCACAGCCACGCGTCCAGGCGGACCTGGCTCGGGGGCTGCGGGGCGTTCGGCATGCCGGACAGCGTACCGTCCCCGCGCGGGGGACGGCCTACTGGTTGCCCTCGGCGGTGCGCAGGTTGCGGAAGGCGGAGCGGTGGAACACGAGCGGCTCGTGCTCGCTGGAGTGGTCGTGCACGCCGTGGACCTCCAGCAGCACCACGTGGTGGTCGCCGGCCGGCAGCTCCGCGTAGACGGTGGTGTCCAACCACAGCGCCGCGTCCTCGAGGAACAGGGCGCCACGCTCGGAGGCGCGGACGTCCAGCCCGGCGAACCGGTCGCCGTCCTTGGAGGCCAGCTGGCGGCACACGTTCGTGTGGCCCTCGGCCAGCACGGAGATCCCGATGCGCTCGGCCTGCTTCAGCCGGGGCCACGTGCGGGAGGTGTTCTGCACGGCGAAGGACACCAGCGCCGGCTCGAGGGAGACGCCCACCGTGAAGGAGGAGGCCACGAGGCCCTCCTTCTCCCCGTTGGCGATGCCGCACAGGGCGGCCACGCCGGAGGGGAAGTGGGAGAAGGCGGTGCGCAGCGTCTGGGTGCTCAGCTCGGTGTCCAGGGCGACGGCGCGGTTCAGGTCGGTGGCGGCCAGTGCGGTCATCTCAGTCCTCCGTTCGAAGGCGCATCTGCGTGGGAGGACCGGGGGCGGCACGTCCGTCCGGCACCCGCAGAGACGCGGTACTTGCCCGCCGGGGGTACCCGGGGGGCCGAATCCTCACCTGGAGCACCCCACTACTGCGTGGAGAGGGTTGCCGTCCCGCAAGCCAGGGCTGTAACAGCGGGAACTCGTGATTCTGGGATCCAGCGTAACGACGGGGGCGCGGAACGGTCAAAGGCCCCGGTGGGATGTGAACCCCCGTGACGGCCGCCACGCCCCCGCCGCCCCACCGGCGCGGCGGGGTCGACGGGGGCGGCTCAGCGGAAGCGGCGCCGGACCGCCTCGCCGTGGGCGGGCAGGCCCTCCGCCTCGGCGAGCGAGGAGATGTTGTCCGCCAGCTCCTTCAGCCCCGTCTCGGAGTACCGGATCAGCTGCTGCAGCCGCAGGAAGCTGACCGTGTTCAGCCCGGAGGAGTACCGGGCGGACCCACCGGTGGGCAGCACGTGGTTGGAGCCGGAGGAGTAGTCGCCCAGCGGCACGGGGGAGTGGGGGCCCACGAACACGGCGCCGGCGTTGCGGATCCGCCGCGCGGTCTCCAGCGGGTCCACGGTGTGCACCTCGAGGTGCTCGGCGGCGTAGGCGTCCGCCACGGCCACCGCCTCGTCGAGGGTGTCCACCACGAGCACGCCGGACTGCGGGCCGCCGAGGGCCTGGCGGACCTGCTCCTCGTGGAAGGACCCGGGCACCTGCGCCTCGATCTCGGCGACCACGTCCCGGGCCAGCTCGGGGGCGGTGGTGATGAGCACCGAGCCGGCCATCGGGTCGTGCTCGGCCTGGCTGATCAGGTCCGCGGCCACCCAGGCGGCGTCCGCCGTGGCGTCGGCCAGCACGGCGATCTCCGTGGGCCCGGCCTCCGCGTCGATCCCGATCGTCCCGAGCAGCGCGCGCTTGGCCGCGGCCACGAAGATGTTGCCCGGCCCCGTGACCATGTCCACGGGCGCGCACACCCGCGTGCCGTCGTCGTCCGCCACCCCGTAGGCGAACATGGCCACCGCCTGGGCGCCGCCCGCGGCGTAGACCTCGTCCACGCCCAGCAGGGCGCACGCGGCGAGGATCACCGGGTGCGGCAGGCCGCCGAAGTCCTTCTGCGGCGGGGAGGCCACGGCGAGCGAGGGCACCCCGGCCGCCTGGGCCGGCACCACGTTCATCACCACGGAGGAGGGGTACACGGCCCGGCCGCCGGGGACGTACAGCCCCACGCGGTTGACCGGCACCCAGCGGTTCTCGACGACGGCGCCCTCGCCGAGCTCGACCTCGGAGCCGGACGGCAGCTGGGCGGCATGCACGCGGCGGGCGCGGGCGATGGACTCCTCGAGGGCGGCGCGGACCTCCGGGTCGAGGGCCTCCAGCGCCTCGGCCAGCGCCGCGGCCGGCACGCGGAGCGAGGGCGGCCGGATGCCGTCGAAGCGCTCGCCCAGCTCCAGCACGGCCCGGGCCCCGTTGGAGCGGACCTCCTCGAGGATGGGCAGCACGCGCGGCACCGCGCCGGCCACGTCCAGCTCGGCCCGCGGCAGCACCGTGGCCGGGTCGTAGTCGCGTCCGCGCAGGTCGGTGATCGAAAGCATGAAGGGTCCTCTCCCGGTCGTCTCAGGGTCCATTCTCCACCCGTTCAGGTGCGGTGCAGGCGCAGGTGTCAGACTGGTGCCCATGCCCAGTCTGTTCCCCTCCTCCGTGCTGCCCGCCGTACCCCCCGCCGACCCGTCCGCGGCCGACGCCGCCGAGCCCGCCGCGGCGCCCGTCGCCGCGGGCAGCGAGCAGACGGCGGTGCCGCAGGACATCACTGGCACCGTGCCGGACACGGTGCAGGAGGGCGCGCAGGGCGCCGTCGACTCCCTCGGGCCCTTCTGGGGGATCCTGTCCACGGTCGCGCTCGGCGTGGGCATCGCCCTGGCCGTGGTGGTGGCCGGGGCGCTGGTGCTCAACACGCTGCTGGCCCGCCGCCCGCTGATCCGCCAGCAGGTGGCCCGCTGCCGCATCCCGGTGGCCGTGGCCCTGTCCCTCATGGCGAGCCGCGTGGCCCTGGGGCTCACCGCCTCGGGGTACGACTGGTTCGAGGGGACGAACTTCCTGCTGCTGGCCGGCATCATCGGCGCGCTCGCCTGGCTCGCGCTGCGGATCGTGCGGATCGTCGAGGAGCGGCTGCTGGCCAAGTACGGCACCGCGGGGGAGGACGACCGGCGCGACCGCAAGATCCAGACCCAGACCGTGCTGATCCGGCGCATCCTGCAGGCGGTCATCATCGTGATGGCCGTGGCGGCGATCCTGCTGACCATCCCGCAGGTCCGCGCGGTCGGCGCCGGCCTGCTGGCCTCCGCGGGCCTGGTGTCCGTGGTCGCCGGCCTGGCCGTGCAGTCCACCCTGACCAACGTGTTCGCGGGCGTGCAGCTCGCCTTCACGGACGCGATCCGGGTGGGCGACGTGGTCACCATGGAGGACGTCTACGGCACGATCGAGGACATCACCCTGTCCTACGTGGTGGTCAAGATCTGGGACGGGCGCCGGGTGATCTTCCCCTCCAGCCACTTCACCACGACCCCGTTCGAGAACTGGACGCGCGTGGGCTCGGAGCTCTCCGGGACCGTGGAGATGGAGGTCGACTGGCGGGTGCCGATGGACGCCACGCGCGAGCGGCTCAAGGCCCTGCTGGAGTCCACCGAGCTGTGGGACGGCAAGGAGGGCTCCGTGCAGGTCACCGACGCCCTCGGCGGGATGGCCAAGATCCGTGCCGTGGTCTCCGCGCGCAATTCCGGCGACCTGTGGGACCTGCGCTGCCTGGTCCGGGAGGACCTCATGACCTTCCTGCGCGAGGAGCACCCGGAGGCGATCTTCCACCAGCGCCTGGCCGAGGGCGTCACCGTGGTCACCCCCGCCTACGAGGACGAGGCCGGTGCGGAGGCCGACGGCGGCGCGCCGGCCGGCGGGCCCGGCACCTCCGGGCGGCTGCCGGGCGGTCCCGACGCCGGCCCGGTCCCCGGCGCGGCCGCCGGCCCGCGCACCGGCTGGGACGCGGAGGAGGCCGCCCACGACGCCGCGGCCGCGGGCTCCGGGAACGGCGTCGGCCGGGCGGCGGGGAACGGCACGGGGAACGGGGCGGGCCACGCCCACCCGGCACGCCCCGGCCGGACCGCGGAGACGGATCCCCGGACGGGGCCGGTGCACCCCCGCGAGCCGGGGCCCTCGACCAGCCCGCTGCGTCGCATCGGCGGCCACCACGGCCCGGCGACCGCCCAGCAGCCGGCCGTCACCGGCGGCCAGCGCGTGGTCACGGGCTCCGGGCCGGCCGTCACCGGCTCCACGCCGCTGACCCGGGCCTCGGGGGACTCCTCGGTGTTCACGGGCTCGATCACCGCGATCGAGCGCAACAGGGAGTTCGCCGGTCCCGGCGAGAAGGCCTACCAGGAGCGCAAGGAGAAGGCCGCGCAGGCCGAGGCAGGCTCCGGCGACCACGGCGACCACGGCAGCCACGCGGCCGAGACGGACCCGGAGCGGCGCGCCCGTCCGGACGTCGACCTCGAGGGGGACTGAGCCCCGCCTCGTTCCCGAGGCGGCCGCCGGACCGCGGGCTCGCCCGGGGGACGGGCCCAGCCGTGGCCCCCGCGCCGCCTGCGTCCCGACCCGCGCCGCCGTGTCCTCACCGGTCGGAGTCCGAGGGGCCGGGGCTCAGCCGCGGCCGCCGCGGCCGGGGGCGGCCCAGCGGCCCAGCCCGCGGCGCCCGTCCCGGCTGGGCTCCCGCTCCGGGACGCCGTCGCCCCGCCCGCCGGGGCCGGCGTCGGGACCGCCGTCCCGCGTGGGGGAGGGGCCGGGCAGGGCGGTGGGCTCCTGGGCGGCCGTGACGTCCCGCGAGGGATCGTGGCCGTGGACGCCGGCGGGCCGGTCCGGGGACTCCTTGACGCACAGGACCGGCTGGTCGAGCTCCTGCAGCAGCGTGTCCGCCACCGAGCCCATGAGCACTCGGCCGAACGTCCCGCGCCGGCGCAGGCCGATGACCACGAGCGAGGGCTGCACCTCCGTGGCCAGGTCCTTGAACTCGGTCACCGTGGAGCGGCCGCGGGCGTACTGGCGGAACTCGGCGCGCAACCCGGAGGCGTCCAGGACGCGCTGGAGCTCCACCTGCTCGTCCTCGGTGACCATGGCCTCGTGCCGGTGCTCGCCCCCGGGGCCGGCGTTGACCACGAGCAGGTCCTCGAGGGTGATCCGCGCCAGGCGGATGGCCTCCGCCAGGGCCGCCCTGGACTCCGGGCTGGCCGTGTACCCCACGAGGATCGTCATGCCGGCTCCCTGCTCCCTTCCGGTGGGGCGGGCGTCAGGCCCCCGCCCTGCGTGACTTGGGCTCGGTGCGGCTGAGCCGCTCGAGCACGGCGTCCGGGCTGAACCGGGCGGCCGTCATGAGGGAACGATACCGCCGGGACGGCACGCACACGCTGCGGCCCTCGGCGGCCGCCGTGAGGCCCTCGCGCACCACGTCGTCGGCGTCCATCCACGTCCAGCGGGGCCAGCGGGAGGTGTCGATGCCGGCGCGCTGGTGGAACTCGGTGCGCACCAGCCCCGGGCACAGCGCCGTGACGGTGACGCCCTCCGGCTTGTAGCGCGCGTTGGCCCAGCGGCTGAAGCTCACGGCCCAGGACTTGGCGGCGCCGTAGCTGCCGTCCGGGATGAGCCCGGCCACGGAGGCCACGTTGAGGATGCGCCCGCCGCGGCGGGCCAGGAAGGTCTGGATCGCCGCGTGCGAGAGCAGCATGGGCGCCTCCACGAGCAGCCGCAGCATCCGCCGCTCGTCCTCGGCCCCGCTCTCGTGGAACTCGGTGGGCAGACCGGCCCCGGCGTTGTTGACGAGCATGGTGACGGGCTGGTCCGGCGAGCGCAGCCGCGCCGCCACCACGTCCACGCCCTCCGGGGTCGCCAGGTCCGCCGTGAGGGTGTCCACGCTGACCCCGTACTGCGCCTCCAGGCCCTGGGCCTTGCCCACGAGCGCGATCGGGTCGCGGCCCGTGATGACCAGGTGGTGGCCCTGGCCCGCCAGCTGGCGCGCGAACTCGGCGCCGAGCCCGGAGGTGGCGCCGGTGATGAGGATGGTCTGGCCGGTCTCCCCGGGAGCCGGCACGTGCTGCACGTCCCATTCCTGCGGGACGTCGCGTTCGCCGAGTCGTTCTGCCATGAGTTCCGCCTCCAAGCATGGTCCGAGCACCCGGGCCCACGGCGCCCGGGCGCTGGAGGTGCCCCCACTCTCCACAGCACATGCTAGGAGCCGGCGCCGCCCCGGCGGCGGCGCGGGACCGGCGTGGCAGGTCACGGTATGGACACTCTCGCGCCCCGGGGGACGGGGACCGCGGCGACCGCGTCCCCGGGCGGCTCAGCTCCCCGCCGCGCCGGTCTCCGGGGCGAGGTAGGCCAGGTGCGCGGCCATGGTCATCGCCGCCACCGAGCGGACCCGGCCGGTGACCTCGGGATACACCGTGGCGGCCAGTCGCTCGGCGAGTGCGCAGAACGCCGCCGGCTGCTCCCCGGACACCGCCGTGGCGGGGTCCCGGCCGGGCCCGCGGCGCAGGACCTCGAGGTCCGCGGGGCCCAGGGTGGCCACGAGCCCGCGCACCTGCTCCAGCCGGGCGTGCCGGTGCTCGCGGTACTGCCGGCCCACCTCCGCGATCGAGGCGAGCGCCGGGCCGTGCGCGGGCAGCACGGTGGCGTCGCCGAGCGAGATGAGCAGCTCCAGCGAGCGCAGGTAGTCCGCCAGGGTGCCGTCCGGGTGGTCGATCATGGTCGTGCCCCGCCCCAGCACGGTGTCCCCGGTGAGCACCGAGCCGGCCGCGCCGTCGTCGGGCAGGGCGAAGGAGTAGGAGTCCGAGGTGTGCCCGGGGGTGTGCCAGGCGGTGACCACGACGCCGGCCGCCGGGATCCGCTCGCCCGGGGCCAGCGGCGCGGCGCCGCGGGACCAGGCGGGGGAGCCGCCGCGGACCGGCGCGCCGGTCCGGCCGGCGAACAGCTCCACGGCGCCCGTGTGGTCCTCGTGGTGGTGGGTGACCAGGATGAGCTCCACCCGCCGGCGGCCGGCGGCCTCGAGCACGGCGGCCAGGTGCTCCTCGGCGCCCTCGGCCGGCCCCGGGTCCACCACGACGACGGAGTCCGCGGCGGGGTCGCCCACGAGGTAGGTGTTCGTCCCCTCCAACGTCATCCCCGAGGGGTTGCGGGCCAGGACGGCGGCGGTCAGGTGGGTGTCCGGGGCGGGAGAGGCCATAGGCTCAGTGTATGGACCAGTCACAGGACCGCCAGCGCGCGACGGACGACCAGCCGGGCACGGACCGCGAACAGGGGCAGGGGCAGGAGGCCCGCCAGGGCAGCTACGTGCTCGCCGGCCAGGAGTTCACGCGGGACACGAACTACATCCAGGACCGGATCGTCGCGGACCCCGCGGCGATGACCGCCGCCGAGCGGGTGGGGACGGACAAGGTGGGCCACGTCCACGGCGGGCTCACCGAGGACGCCCAGGCGTGGCCGGTGGAGGCCGGGCGCTACCGCCTCGTGGCCGCGCGGGCGTGCCCGTGGGCCAACCGGACGATCATCGTCCGCCGGCTGCTGGGCCTGGAGGACGCGATCTCGCTCGGCATGCCCGGGCCCACCCACGACGAGCGGTCCTGGACCTTCGACCTGGACCCGGACGGCCGGGACCCGGTGCTGGGCACCGAGCGGCTGCAGGAGAACTACTTCAGGCGCTTCCCGGACTACCCGCGCGGGATCACCGTGCCGGCCATCGTGGACGTCCCGACGGGGGCGGTGGTGACCAACGACTACCCGCAGATCACCCTCGACTTCTCCACCCAGTGGTCGGCGTACCACCGCGACGGCGCGCCGGACCTGCTGCCGGAGGAGACGCTGGACGAGATGCACGAGGTCATCACCCGGGTCTTCACGGAGGTCAACAACGGCGTGTACCGGTGCGGCTTCGCCGGCTCCCAGGAGGCGTACGACGCCGCCTACGACCGGCTGTGGACGGCGATGGACTGGCTCGAGGAGCGGCTGGCCACGCGGCGGTACCTGATGGGGGACACCATCACGGAGGCCGACGTCCGCCTGTTCACCACGCTGGCCCGCTTCGACCCCGTCTACCACGGGCACTTCAAGTGCAACCGGACCAAGCTCGACCAGATGCCGGCCCTGTGGGCCTACGCACGGGACTTGTTCCAGACGCCCGGCTTCGGTGACACCACGGACTTCGTCCAGATCAAGCGCCACTACTACGAGGTGCACCGGGACATCAACCCCACGGGCATCGTGCCGAAGGGCCCGGACCTGTCCGGCTGGCTCACCCCGCACCACCGCGAGGAGCTCGGCGGGTCCCCGTTCGGGGACGGCACCGCGCCCGGGCCCGTGCGCGAGTCCGAGCGCGTCGCCGCGGGCCACAACCCGCTCTACCCGGCCTGACGCCCCGGGAGGCGGGGCGGTGCCCCCGCCCGGCGCGGCCGGGGGCCCACCGTGCCCCGGCCGGGGGGCCGACCGCGGGGCCGACCGCGGGGCCGGCGCTCAGGCGTCGGGGGAGCCGGGGCCGGACCACAGGGCGGCGGAGCGCCCGAGGTGGTCCAGGACCGTGGTGCGCACGGAGTGCAGGTGCGCCCGCATGGCCCGCTCGGCCGCGGCCCCGTCGCCGGCCGCCACGGCCTCCACGATGGCCTCGTGCTCGGCCAGCTCCCCCGGGTGGGCCATCTGGACCTGCAGGCCGGGCAGGACGTGGTGGGCCCGGGCCATGTCGTCGAGCACGCGCTCGAGGGCGGCCACGAGCCGGGTGCTGCGGGAGGCCGCGGCCAGGGCCAGGTGCACGTCCCGGGCCGCGCCCATCGCGGCCAGCGGGTCCCCGCCGGTGAGCTCGCGCTGCCGGTCCACGGCGCCGCGCAGGGACGAGACCGTGGGGCTGGTGGCGTGCCGGGCCGCCTCCGCGGCGGCGTGCGGCTCGAGCAGCATCCGCAGGTCCAGGACCTCGCCGAGGTCCTGGGGGGACATGGTCCGCACGAGGTAGCCCTTCTTGGGCAGGACCGTCACGAGGCCCTCCGCGGCCAGGATGTGCAGCGCCTCGCGCACGGGGGTCTTGGACACGCCGAAGCGCTCGGCCAGCCGGGCCTCGGCGAGCACCTCGCCCGGGGCGAGGCGGCCGGTGA
This genomic window from Citricoccus sp. SGAir0253 contains:
- a CDS encoding flavin reductase family protein, which encodes MTALAATDLNRAVALDTELSTQTLRTAFSHFPSGVAALCGIANGEKEGLVASSFTVGVSLEPALVSFAVQNTSRTWPRLKQAERIGISVLAEGHTNVCRQLASKDGDRFAGLDVRASERGALFLEDAALWLDTTVYAELPAGDHHVVLLEVHGVHDHSSEHEPLVFHRSAFRNLRTAEGNQ
- a CDS encoding LysE family translocator, giving the protein MDASLAVQFWMVALLLALTPGADWAYAISTGLRSRSVMPAVLGMVSGYAVVVAVVAVGVGALVTRYPAALTALSLLGAAYLLYLGAGALFRRVEQVGASERPTGERPLSQFLLGAGVSGINPKGLLLLLALLPQFTSPAGWPSGVQMLALGSLHVLNCAVIYTLVALLARRILHSRPRAGAVVTRVAGVAMTVFGVAVLVEQGMALL
- a CDS encoding MBL fold metallo-hydrolase, whose amino-acid sequence is MASPAPDTHLTAAVLARNPSGMTLEGTNTYLVGDPAADSVVVVDPGPAEGAEEHLAAVLEAAGRRRVELILVTHHHEDHTGAVELFAGRTGAPVRGGSPAWSRGAAPLAPGERIPAAGVVVTAWHTPGHTSDSYSFALPDDGAAGSVLTGDTVLGRGTTMIDHPDGTLADYLRSLELLISLGDATVLPAHGPALASIAEVGRQYREHRHARLEQVRGLVATLGPADLEVLRRGPGRDPATAVSGEQPAAFCALAERLAATVYPEVTGRVRSVAAMTMAAHLAYLAPETGAAGS
- a CDS encoding cold-shock protein, producing the protein MATGTVKWFNAEKGYGFISPDDNSADIFVHFSAIEGNGFRELQEDQKVEFEAQQGPKGMQAAAVRAL
- a CDS encoding GntR family transcriptional regulator; translation: MTDEAHHPAPPKGPRLLAEMRRMVLTGRLAPGEVLAEARLAERFGVSKTPVREALHILAAEGLVTVLPKKGYLVRTMSPQDLGEVLDLRMLLEPHAAAEAARHATSPTVSSLRGAVDRQRELTGGDPLAAMGAARDVHLALAAASRSTRLVAALERVLDDMARAHHVLPGLQVQMAHPGELAEHEAIVEAVAAGDGAAAERAMRAHLHSVRTTVLDHLGRSAALWSGPGSPDA
- the hisD gene encoding histidinol dehydrogenase, with product MLSITDLRGRDYDPATVLPRAELDVAGAVPRVLPILEEVRSNGARAVLELGERFDGIRPPSLRVPAAALAEALEALDPEVRAALEESIARARRVHAAQLPSGSEVELGEGAVVENRWVPVNRVGLYVPGGRAVYPSSVVMNVVPAQAAGVPSLAVASPPQKDFGGLPHPVILAACALLGVDEVYAAGGAQAVAMFAYGVADDDGTRVCAPVDMVTGPGNIFVAAAKRALLGTIGIDAEAGPTEIAVLADATADAAWVAADLISQAEHDPMAGSVLITTAPELARDVVAEIEAQVPGSFHEEQVRQALGGPQSGVLVVDTLDEAVAVADAYAAEHLEVHTVDPLETARRIRNAGAVFVGPHSPVPLGDYSSGSNHVLPTGGSARYSSGLNTVSFLRLQQLIRYSETGLKELADNISSLAEAEGLPAHGEAVRRRFR
- a CDS encoding SDR family oxidoreductase codes for the protein MAERLGERDVPQEWDVQHVPAPGETGQTILITGATSGLGAEFARQLAGQGHHLVITGRDPIALVGKAQGLEAQYGVSVDTLTADLATPEGVDVVAARLRSPDQPVTMLVNNAGAGLPTEFHESGAEDERRMLRLLVEAPMLLSHAAIQTFLARRGGRILNVASVAGLIPDGSYGAAKSWAVSFSRWANARYKPEGVTVTALCPGLVRTEFHQRAGIDTSRWPRWTWMDADDVVREGLTAAAEGRSVCVPSRRYRSLMTAARFSPDAVLERLSRTEPKSRRAGA
- a CDS encoding RNA-binding S4 domain-containing protein, yielding MPNAPQPPSQVRLDAWLWGVRMFKTRSAATAACRAGHVRLNGQPAKAAQVVKPGDTIRLRQPGRERILEVTGLLAKRVGAAEAARHYADHSPPPVPRELLAVPLRDRGTGRPTKRDRRQMERLRGRTAPD
- a CDS encoding glutathione S-transferase family protein; the protein is MDQSQDRQRATDDQPGTDREQGQGQEARQGSYVLAGQEFTRDTNYIQDRIVADPAAMTAAERVGTDKVGHVHGGLTEDAQAWPVEAGRYRLVAARACPWANRTIIVRRLLGLEDAISLGMPGPTHDERSWTFDLDPDGRDPVLGTERLQENYFRRFPDYPRGITVPAIVDVPTGAVVTNDYPQITLDFSTQWSAYHRDGAPDLLPEETLDEMHEVITRVFTEVNNGVYRCGFAGSQEAYDAAYDRLWTAMDWLEERLATRRYLMGDTITEADVRLFTTLARFDPVYHGHFKCNRTKLDQMPALWAYARDLFQTPGFGDTTDFVQIKRHYYEVHRDINPTGIVPKGPDLSGWLTPHHREELGGSPFGDGTAPGPVRESERVAAGHNPLYPA
- a CDS encoding mechanosensitive ion channel family protein; translated protein: MPSLFPSSVLPAVPPADPSAADAAEPAAAPVAAGSEQTAVPQDITGTVPDTVQEGAQGAVDSLGPFWGILSTVALGVGIALAVVVAGALVLNTLLARRPLIRQQVARCRIPVAVALSLMASRVALGLTASGYDWFEGTNFLLLAGIIGALAWLALRIVRIVEERLLAKYGTAGEDDRRDRKIQTQTVLIRRILQAVIIVMAVAAILLTIPQVRAVGAGLLASAGLVSVVAGLAVQSTLTNVFAGVQLAFTDAIRVGDVVTMEDVYGTIEDITLSYVVVKIWDGRRVIFPSSHFTTTPFENWTRVGSELSGTVEMEVDWRVPMDATRERLKALLESTELWDGKEGSVQVTDALGGMAKIRAVVSARNSGDLWDLRCLVREDLMTFLREEHPEAIFHQRLAEGVTVVTPAYEDEAGAEADGGAPAGGPGTSGRLPGGPDAGPVPGAAAGPRTGWDAEEAAHDAAAAGSGNGVGRAAGNGTGNGAGHAHPARPGRTAETDPRTGPVHPREPGPSTSPLRRIGGHHGPATAQQPAVTGGQRVVTGSGPAVTGSTPLTRASGDSSVFTGSITAIERNREFAGPGEKAYQERKEKAAQAEAGSGDHGDHGSHAAETDPERRARPDVDLEGD
- a CDS encoding universal stress protein, with amino-acid sequence MTILVGYTASPESRAALAEAIRLARITLEDLLVVNAGPGGEHRHEAMVTEDEQVELQRVLDASGLRAEFRQYARGRSTVTEFKDLATEVQPSLVVIGLRRRGTFGRVLMGSVADTLLQELDQPVLCVKESPDRPAGVHGHDPSRDVTAAQEPTALPGPSPTRDGGPDAGPGGRGDGVPEREPSRDGRRGLGRWAAPGRGGRG